A stretch of the Engraulis encrasicolus isolate BLACKSEA-1 chromosome 19, IST_EnEncr_1.0, whole genome shotgun sequence genome encodes the following:
- the htr1d gene encoding 5-hydroxytryptamine receptor 1D, whose protein sequence is MEPDNSTLDPFLLLNGTDEPVLLSTEAPWDEATLLALQISLSVALALITLATTLSNGFVITTIFLTRKLHTPANFLIGSLAVTDLLVSILVMPISILYTVSKTWTLGQIVCDIWLSSDITFCTASILHLCVIALDRYWAITDALEYSRRRTTRRAAVMIAVVWVISISISLPPLFWRQAKAKEELKECVVNTDQISYTLYSTFGAFYVPTVLLVILYGRIYVAARSRILKSPAACGKRFTTAQLIQTSAGSSLCSLNSANQEAAGNLHPMVGGSLGGGGSPLFASSVKVKLADSVQERKRLCAAREKKATKTLGIILGAFIVCWLPFFVFTLVTAICKDNCWDDPLLFDVFTWLGYLNSLINPVIYTIFNDEFKQAFQKLIRFKVRR, encoded by the coding sequence ATGGAACCAGACAACAGCACGCTGGACCCGTTCCTCCTTCTGAATGGCACAGATGAGCCAGTCCTCCTCAGCACAGAGGCACCCTGGGACGAGGCCACCCTGCTGGCCCTCCAGATCTCCCTGTCGGTGGCTCTGGCCTTGATCACGCTGGCCACCACGCTGTCCAACGGCTTCGTGATCACCACCATCTTCCTGACGCGCAAGCTCCACACGCCGGCCAACTTCCTCATCGGCTCTCTGGCCGTCACTGACCTGCTGGTGTCCATCCTGGTGATGCCCATCAGCATTCTCTACACGGTCAGCAAGACCTGGACGTTGGGCCAGATCGTCTGCGACATCTGGCTCTCCTCGGACATCACCTTCTGCACGGCGTCCATCCTGCACCTGTGCGTGATCGCGCTGGACCGTTACTGGGCCATCACGGACGCACTCGAGTATTCCAGGCGCCGGACGACGCGCCGCGCCGCCGTCATGATCGCCGTGGTCTGGgtgatctccatctccatctcgctGCCGCCGCTCTTCTGGCGCCAGGCCAAGGCCAAGGAGGAGCTGAAGGAGTGCGTGGTCAACACCGACCAGATCTCCTACACGCTCTACTCCACCTTCGGGGCCTTCTACGTGCCCACCGTCCTCCTGGTCATCCTCTACGGACGCATCTACGTGGCGGCGCGCTCGCGCATCCTCAAGTCCCCGGCTGCCTGCGGCAAGCGCTTCACCACGGCGCAGCTCATCCAGACGTCGGCCGGCTCGTCGCTCTGCTCCCTCAACTCTGCCAACCAGGAGGCGGCGGGCAACTTGCACCCCATGGTGGGGGGCAGTCTCGGGGGTGGAGGCTCGCCGCTGTTCGCCAGCAGCGTGAAGGTGAAGCTGGCTGACAGCGTGCAGGAGCGCAAGCGCCTGTGCGCGGCGCGGGAGAAGAAGGCCACAAAGACCTTGGGTATCATCCTGGGGGCCTTCATCGTCTGCTGGCTGCCCTTCTTCGTCTTCACGCTGGTCACGGCCATCTGCAAGGACAACTGCTGGGACGACCCGCTGCTCTTTGACGTCTTCACCTGGCTGGGCTACCTGAACTCGCTCATCAACCCCGTCATCTACACCATCTTCAACGACGAGTTCAAACAGGCCTTCCAGAAACTCATCAGGTTCAAAGTCAGGCGTTGA